The DNA region AAGGGCACGTTCTCCAGCAGCACCTCGCCGGCCTCGATGCGCGCGAAGTCCAGGATGTCGTTGATGACGTCCAGAAGCATCTCGCCGGAGGAGCGCGAGGTCTGCACATAGTCCTTCTGCGTAGGGGTCAGCTCCGTGTCCCACAGCAGCTCTGCCATGCCGAGTATGGAGTTGATGGGCGTGCGGATCTCGTGGCTCATGCGCGCCAGGAACTCGGTCTTGGCCGTGTTGGCTATCTCGGCTTCCCGCGCCAGCTCCTTGGAGTGGGCCAGGGCTTTTTCCAGCTCACGGTTGGAGCGCCGGATATCCCGGGTGCGGTCGGCTACCTGGGCGGCCAGGGAGTTTTTGACCTTCTTGATGGCCTCGAAGAGCGAGACGTTTTCCAGGGCGTGGGCCGCGGAGAGCAGGATGTTGGTGAGCAGGGCGTAGGAGATGTCGTAGATCTCGCGCTCCGGCTGGTCCAGCAGACCGATGAACATGCCCCAGCCGCGGGATGCCGTGGCGATGGCGTGGAGCAGCAGGCGGCCTTTTTCGTCACGGGTGGAGACAATGACGTGCCGGTTGCGGTACAGCGCCCAGGCAAAGGTACCGTCCTCGATGAGCACCTCCAGCTCGCTCTCGAACCAGGAGCCGTCGGACTCCGGATCGCAGTAGGCCAGGTCGAAGGAGGCGTCTTCCTCGTTGGCCAGGTACACGGCCATGGACTTGAGCCGGAACAGGGAGGAGACGCGGGTGGCTGTCTCGCGGACAAGGATCTGGAAGCCGTCGGCCGCGTCCACCGGGGTCTCGAAGGTGCCCAGGGTGGTGGCCATCTCCAGGGCGTCCAGGGCTATGGACTTCTCGTCGGCCAGCCGTGCGACCTGCTCCTGGAGCTGCGTTATTATGAGGCTTCGTTCCTCATCGCCCATGGCGCGCCCTCCTGCCGATATCCGAGTTGAAGAAGGTGCGTTCGATCTCGCCGATGTGGCGGTCCGACTGGGTCAGGGCAAGCTGCAGCACGCCTGTGGTCAAACCCAGGATGTCCCACGCCTCTTCGTACAGCTCGGGCACGTAGTACGAACCGCCCATGCCGTTGTGCATGGCAACGGCGATGATGTCCGCAATGTGGATGATCGCCGGCTCCAGGAGGTTCAGCGCGCTCTCCGGCTTGTGGTGGAAGCGGACCGGTCGCTCCAGCGAGGTCGGGAAGCGCCACTTCTTGAAGACCATGCCGCCCACCTGGGCGTGGTTGTAGCCGAATACCTCCCGCTCCGCCTCGTGCAGGGGCATACTCTCCACGCGGGAAAGGAGCAGGGCGAGCCGGAACTGCTCCGGCATCTCCTTGATGAGCGTAAGCCGGCCGATGTCGTGGATGAGCCCGGCCACGAAGAAGCGTTCCTCGGTGAGCCCGACCTTTTGCGAGGCCAGGGTGCGCGCCACAATGCCGGTGGTGATGGAGTGCAGCCAGAAGGAGTGCACGTCCAGGGAGTCCGGCGGGATCATCTCGAAGTAGCTGAGCACGGAGATGCCCAGGGCCAGGTTGGTCACGTCGCGCGAGCCGATGAGGCTGATGGCCCGGCTGATGGATTCGATCTTGGCCGGGAAGCCGTAGAAGGGGCTGTTCACCAGCCGCAGGAGCTTGGTGGAGAGGCTGGGGTCCTTGGCCACCACGTCGGCCAGGTGCGAGGCCGAGCTCAACGGGTCGTTCAGCACCTCGGCGATGCGCACGTAAATGTCCGGAAAGGAGACCAGCGACACGTGGCGGGTCACGAGATCGGCCAGGGTGGGCGTCTCCATCTGCATCCGGCGCAGCCGCCGGAAATCGTCCTTTTCCAACGGGGAGAGCGGCTTGGGGGAGCGTATCTCCTCGCCGCGGTTGATGGCCTGGGCCGTACGGATGGTGCACAGCCGCTTGAGCTCGGCCACGGCCGGGTGGTCGGAGTTGGCCTTGGCAAAGATCGTATCCACCTCGTTGGCGGCCTGGCTCATGCACTCGGGACCGAGGGAGGCGATGGTCTCCGCGGCGGCGTCCTCGCGGCTGGCGCCGGCGATGTCGGCCTCGGTCACGCCCCAGCTCTTCATGATGGTAATATGCTTGTTGGTGATCGGGACCCCTTTGCCAAGCAGGAAGCGCCCCTTAGGGGTGACCAGGTCGGCATCGAGGACCATGCCTTCCTTGAGATCGCTGACGTTGATGAGGCCCATGGATATATCGTGCAGTATCGCAGTCGTTGCAGTTGAACCAGAAGTTCAAGCCCCTGTATCATGGAGCGTTGTGGCTCGTCGAATAAAGCTTTCGGCCGGAAAGAGGGAAAACTTAATGGAGCATGGACGGCCACGAGCCGGCATCCACAAGAGTATGACCATGCAAGAGTACTGTGTCTTTACATTTTTCAGACTTCTGTTGCCCGTGTATATCAGTAAATGTATTGTGCAGTCGATTGGTATGATGCATTCGGCTACTTTGGAATGAACTCTGAATATTGAGGTGTATGTGGTGAGGCGACGCGGCTCGATATGGCTTGTTCTGGGATGCTGTCTCCTACTATGCGCGCTGGCTGTGCGGCCGGCGCAAGCCCTGGAAGTAAGCCCCAAAGGCGAGTTCCTCTTCGCCTTCCGCTACCTGGAGAACGGCAACATCCAGGGCACCGGGCCCATTGACCAGTCCCGGGACGACTTCCACGCCAGGCAGCGCGTCCGCGTCCAGGTGGACTTCGCCATGAGCGAGCACCTGCGCGGCGTGTACTTCATCGAGATGGGCGAGACCCAGTGGGGACGGCTGGGGCCGGTTGCCGGCCACGGCACGGGCGGGGCCCTGGGCTCGGACGGCGTGTGCGTGGAGACAAAGCGCGCCTACATCGATTTCGATATCCCGGATACCAGACTCACGTTCCGCGTGG from Oceanidesulfovibrio marinus includes:
- a CDS encoding HDOD domain-containing protein, translating into MGLINVSDLKEGMVLDADLVTPKGRFLLGKGVPITNKHITIMKSWGVTEADIAGASREDAAAETIASLGPECMSQAANEVDTIFAKANSDHPAVAELKRLCTIRTAQAINRGEEIRSPKPLSPLEKDDFRRLRRMQMETPTLADLVTRHVSLVSFPDIYVRIAEVLNDPLSSASHLADVVAKDPSLSTKLLRLVNSPFYGFPAKIESISRAISLIGSRDVTNLALGISVLSYFEMIPPDSLDVHSFWLHSITTGIVARTLASQKVGLTEERFFVAGLIHDIGRLTLIKEMPEQFRLALLLSRVESMPLHEAEREVFGYNHAQVGGMVFKKWRFPTSLERPVRFHHKPESALNLLEPAIIHIADIIAVAMHNGMGGSYYVPELYEEAWDILGLTTGVLQLALTQSDRHIGEIERTFFNSDIGRRARHGR